The following are encoded together in the Proteiniphilum saccharofermentans genome:
- a CDS encoding MFS transporter, which translates to MNTIKQEKVFLRVVPVMLAFFAMGFVDLVGIATNYVKADFDLSDTVANLFPSMVFFWFLIFSVPTGMLMNKIGRRKTVLLSLVVTAAALLIPVVSYSFVSMLISFSLLGIGNTLMQVSINPLLSNIVKGDKLASSLTLGQFVKAIASFTAPLIAAWAAASLGDWKLLFPIFMAMAILATLWLGITQIKEEETGGKTSTFLQCFALLGDKTILLSFLGIMCHVGIDVGVNVTAPKILMERLGMPLADAGFATSLYFLFRTIGCFTGAFVLARYSAKKFFAISVVLMVFSMAGLLIFNNLTFIYISIALVGLGNSNIFPIILSKAMLYMPEKKNEVSGLMIMGLFGGTVFPLLMGLLSDAMASQTGALIVLTVGVVYLIFLTFKLKKG; encoded by the coding sequence ATGAACACGATAAAACAAGAAAAAGTATTTCTAAGAGTGGTTCCCGTCATGCTGGCGTTTTTCGCCATGGGATTTGTCGATCTGGTGGGCATCGCGACTAATTACGTGAAAGCCGATTTCGATCTCTCGGACACGGTAGCCAACCTTTTTCCCTCAATGGTTTTTTTCTGGTTCCTTATTTTCTCCGTTCCCACGGGGATGCTGATGAATAAGATAGGACGAAGAAAAACGGTGCTGTTGAGTTTGGTAGTAACAGCTGCAGCCTTGCTGATCCCGGTTGTGAGTTACAGTTTTGTATCGATGCTCATATCTTTTTCCTTGCTTGGCATAGGAAACACGCTGATGCAGGTGTCTATCAACCCTTTGTTATCGAATATAGTGAAAGGGGATAAGCTGGCAAGTTCACTTACACTGGGACAATTCGTGAAGGCAATAGCGTCATTCACCGCTCCGCTGATAGCTGCCTGGGCTGCTGCAAGTCTGGGCGACTGGAAACTTCTTTTCCCGATATTCATGGCGATGGCGATACTGGCCACACTTTGGCTGGGTATTACGCAGATAAAAGAAGAAGAGACAGGTGGTAAAACGTCTACTTTCTTGCAGTGCTTCGCTTTGTTGGGTGATAAAACAATACTACTTTCGTTTCTGGGAATCATGTGCCACGTAGGTATCGATGTGGGCGTGAACGTAACCGCACCGAAGATACTCATGGAGCGGTTAGGGATGCCGCTTGCCGATGCCGGATTCGCCACCAGTCTTTATTTTCTGTTCCGCACTATCGGATGTTTTACCGGCGCCTTTGTATTGGCTCGTTATTCAGCAAAAAAATTCTTTGCCATAAGCGTTGTGTTGATGGTGTTTTCAATGGCAGGGCTTCTCATCTTCAACAATCTTACATTCATTTACATCTCCATTGCCCTGGTAGGATTGGGTAATTCCAATATCTTCCCGATAATCCTGTCGAAAGCGATGTTGTATATGCCCGAAAAGAAAAACGAAGTATCGGGCCTGATGATCATGGGGCTTTTCGGCGGAACGGTTTTCCCTTTACTGATGGGCTTGCTTTCCGACGCGATGGCTTCACAGACAGGAGCGCTCATTGTCCTGACCGTGGGTGTGGTTTACCTGATATTCCTCACATTCAAACTTAAAAAAGGATGA